A window of Ictidomys tridecemlineatus isolate mIctTri1 chromosome 15, mIctTri1.hap1, whole genome shotgun sequence contains these coding sequences:
- the Rrad gene encoding GTP-binding protein RAD, which translates to MTLNGGGNGAGGSRGGVRERERRRGSTPWGPAPPLHRRSMPVDERDLQAALSPGALVAAATGTGPQDRRLDWPEGSSDSLSSGGSSSDDSVYKVLLLGAPGVGKSALARIFGGVEDGPEAESAGHTYDRSIMVDGEEASLMVYDIWEQDGGCWLPGHCMAMGDAYVIVYSITDKGSFEKASELRVQLRRARQTDDVPIILVGNKSDLVRSREVSVDEGRACAVVFDCKFIETSAALHHNVQALFEGVVRQIRLRRDSKEANARRQAGTRRRESLGKKAKRFLGRIVARNSRKMAFRAKSKSCHDLSVL; encoded by the exons ATGACTCTGAACGGCGGTGGCAATGGAGCTGGCGGGAGCCGCGGTGGGGTCCGGGAGCGCGAGCGCCGTCGGGGCAGCACCCCCTGGGGCCCGGCGCCTCCGCTTCACCGCCGTAGCATGCCAGTGGACGAGCGAGACCTGCAGGCGGCGCTGTCTCCTGGAGCCCTGGTAGCTGCTGCGACTGGAACCGGGCCCCAGGATCGGAGGCTGGACTGGCCAGAGGGCTCTTCCGACTCGCTCAGCTCAGGGGGCAGCAGTTCAGACGACAGCGTTTACAAGGTGCTGCTGCTAGGGGCTCCAGGCGTGGGCAAGAGTGCTCTGGCGCGTATCTTCGGTGGTGTAGAGGACGGGCCTGAAGCAGAGTCTGCAG GGCACACTTATGATCGCTCCATCATGGTAGACGGAGAAGAGGCATCACTCATGGTCTATGACATTTGGGAGCAG GATGGTGGCTGCTGGCTGCCTGGCCACTGCATGGCCATGGGGGATGCATATGTCATCGTGTACTCAATAACTGATAAGGGCAGCTTTGAGAAGGCCTCAGAACTTCGGGTTCAGCTGCGACGGGCACGGCAGACAGACGATGTGCCCATCATCCTTGTGGGCAACAAGAGTGACCTGGTGCGCTCTCGTGAGGTCTCCGTGGATG AGGGCCGGGCCTGCGCTGTGGTCTTTGACTGCAAGTTCATCGAGACATCAGCAGCACTACACCACAATGTCCAGGCACTGTTTGAGGGTGTTGTGCGCCAGATACGCCTGCGCAGGGACAGCAAAGAGGCCAATGCACGACGGCAAGCTGGAACCCGGCGGCGGGAGAGCCTTGGCAAGAAGGCAAAACGCTTCCTGGGCCGCATTGTAGCACGCAACAGCCGCAAGATGGCCTTTCGTGCCAAGTCCAAGTCCTGCCATGACCTCTCAGTTCTTTGA
- the Ciao2b gene encoding cytosolic iron-sulfur assembly component 2B produces the protein MVGGGSGVGGGLLENANPLIYERSGERPVTAGEEDEQVPDSIDAREIFDLIRSINDPEHPLTLEELNVVEQVRVQVSDPESTVAVAFTPTIPHCSMATLIGLSIKVKLLRSLPQRFKMDVHITPGTHASEHAVNKQLADKERVAAALENTHLLEVVNQCLSARS, from the exons ATGGTGGGCGGCGGCAGCGGAGTGGGCGGTGGCCTCCTGGAGAACGCTAACCCCCTCATCTATGAGCGCTCTGGGGAGCGGCCGGTGACGGCGGGCGAGGAAGACGAGCAGGTTCCCGACAGCATCGATGCGCGGGAGATCTTTGAT CTTATTCGCTCCATCAATGACCCGGAGCATCCACTGACACTAGAGGAATTGAACGTAGTAGAGCAAGTTCGGGTTCAG GTTAGCGACCCCGAGAGCACAGTGGCAGTGGCCTTCACGCCCACCATTCCACACTGCAGCATGGCCACCCTGATTGGCTTGTCCATCAAAGTCAAGCTTCTGCGCTCACTTCCCCAGCGTTTCAAG ATGGATGTGCACATCACACCAGGGACCCATGCCTCAGAGCATGCAG TGAACAAACAGCTTGCAGATAAGGAGCGAGTTGCAGCTGCCCTAGAGAACACTCACCTGCTGGAGGTTGTGAATCAGTGCCTGTCAGCCCGCTCCTGA